The following nucleotide sequence is from Lysobacter panacisoli.
GCCGCGGAACAGCACCCACAGCTGCAACGCCACGCCCGCGCCGCGCCCGATGTTGGTCGCGATGGCCGCGCCTTCCACGCCCATCGCGGGGATCGGGCCGAGTCCGAAGATCAGCAGCGGGCACAGCAGGATGTTCAGGCCGTTGGCGAGCCACAGCACGCGCATCGCGATCGCTGCATCGCCCGCGCCGCGGAAGATCGCGTTGATGACGAACAGCAGCATGATCACGGCGTTGCCGCCGAGCATCCACTGCGTGTAGCGATACCCGTGTTCGATGCTCCACGCGTCGGCGCCCATCAGCCGCAGCAGATCCTGCGGGAACACGATGCCCACCACCGCCACCGGTACCGACACCAGCAGCGCGATGAAGATCGCCTGCACCGCGGTGATCGCCGCTTCCTCGCGTTTGCCCTCGCCGATGCGCCGCGCGACGATCGCGGTGATCGCCATCGCCAGTCCCATCGCGATGGAATACAGCAGGAACAGGTAGGTCTCGGTCAGGCCCACCGTCGCCACCGCCGATGGGCCGAGTTTGGCGACGAAGTAGATGTCCACCACCGCGAAGGTGGACTCCAGCACAAGCTCCAACACCATCGGCACCGCGAGCAGGAACACCGCGCGGCGCAGCGGGATCTTCGTGTAATCCGCATTGGTGCCGCGGATCGCGTCGCGCAGCTCGGACCAGAGCGAGTGGGACGTCTCCGCGACGGCGCCGCCGTCCGTCGATACGACCGTGGTGCGGTCCTGCTCGTTGTTCATTCGCATCATCCTGTTGCGGCGCGAGACGGCCGCTCATTTCCTTGACGAACCACGCAGGGCCGGATCGACAGATCCGGCGCGTTCAGCGTTCCGGCCAATGCCAGGCCGGCGCATCCAGCAGCCCCTGCCCCAGCAGCGTGGTCTGACTGAACGCCTTTTCCAGCTGCAAGGTATTGCAGTCGGGCTCCGCTTCCAACGCCGCGATCAGGCGTGGCGCATGCGACACCACCCACACCTGGCAGCGTCGCGACGCCGCCGCGATCAGGCGGGCCAGCGCCGGCAGGAGGTCGGGATGCAGGCTGGTCTCCGGTTCGTTGAGCACCATCAGCTCCGGCGGCCGCGGCGTGTGCAGCGCAGCGATCCACAGCAGGTAGCGCAACGTGCCATCCGACAGTTCCGCCGCGGACAAGGGCCGCAACAAGCCTTCCTGGTCGAAGTGCAGGAGGAAGTGACCATCGTCGCCCTGGATCGTCACACGCGCGCCGGGAAACGCATCGCGCACCGCATCGTCGAGCGACTCCGCATCGCCGATCTCGCGGATGGTCTGCCATGCGGCGGCGAGGTCGCGGCCGTCGTGGCTCAGCACCGGTGTGCGCGTGCCGAGCTGCGGCAGGCGTGCCGGTGCTTCGTGGTCCGAGCGGAAGTGGTCGTAGAAGCGCCAGCCACGGATACGCTCGCGCAGAACCAGAACCTCAGGCGCCGACGCAGGATCGGCGACGTGGTCGAACAGGCTTTCGAATCCGCTCAGGTGTTCCGCCGCGATGCGCCAGCCACGCCCTTCGCGCACACGCACGACCGGCCCGTGGCGATCCACCAGCACGTTCGCGCTGCGCAGGAACGGGCCGCTCCAGATGACTTCGCGCTTGATCTCCGGATCGCGCGCGAACGCGGAGTTCGACGGTATCGGCAGACCCAGGTCGATGGCATAGCCGAACTCGTCGCCGGCGAAGCCCAGTCGCAGCGACACGCGCTCCTGCCGCACCGAGCCTTCCACCGGCACTTCGCCGCGCTGCATTCGCGCGGACAGGCGCTCCGGCCCCGCCCACAGCGTCGAGGCCAGCCCACCTTCGCGCGCCAGCGCGGGAATCACGCCACCGCGCGCGGTTTCGGCGAGCAGCCGCAGCGCGCGATACAGGTTGGACTTGCCGCTGCCGTTCGCACCGGTGACCAGGTTGAGGCCGGTCATCGGCACGACCAGCTCGCGCAGCGAACGGTAATGGGCGACGGCGAGTGTGGTGAGCATGCGGTTCCCTGCGTGGTGC
It contains:
- a CDS encoding MATE family efflux transporter; translation: MNNEQDRTTVVSTDGGAVAETSHSLWSELRDAIRGTNADYTKIPLRRAVFLLAVPMVLELVLESTFAVVDIYFVAKLGPSAVATVGLTETYLFLLYSIAMGLAMAITAIVARRIGEGKREEAAITAVQAIFIALLVSVPVAVVGIVFPQDLLRLMGADAWSIEHGYRYTQWMLGGNAVIMLLFVINAIFRGAGDAAIAMRVLWLANGLNILLCPLLIFGLGPIPAMGVEGAAIATNIGRGAGVALQLWVLFRGGKHIRVAASQLAWQGAVLWSVIRTSLGGIGQMLVSMTSWIFLMRILSSIGSDAVAGATISIRIMMFTLMPAWGMSNAAATLVGQNLGAGHAERAEAAVWRIGWYNMAFTMLVSVAFFIFHEQLIAFFTSDPEVIAVGSEWLRILSYSYFVYGWWMVAVQAFNGAGDTVTPTKINIVFFWLIQIPLSYALAISLGWQHSGVFWGVFVSETSVGLFTLWLFSRGKWKTVQV
- a CDS encoding AAA family ATPase; amino-acid sequence: MLTTLAVAHYRSLRELVVPMTGLNLVTGANGSGKSNLYRALRLLAETARGGVIPALAREGGLASTLWAGPERLSARMQRGEVPVEGSVRQERVSLRLGFAGDEFGYAIDLGLPIPSNSAFARDPEIKREVIWSGPFLRSANVLVDRHGPVVRVREGRGWRIAAEHLSGFESLFDHVADPASAPEVLVLRERIRGWRFYDHFRSDHEAPARLPQLGTRTPVLSHDGRDLAAAWQTIREIGDAESLDDAVRDAFPGARVTIQGDDGHFLLHFDQEGLLRPLSAAELSDGTLRYLLWIAALHTPRPPELMVLNEPETSLHPDLLPALARLIAAASRRCQVWVVSHAPRLIAALEAEPDCNTLQLEKAFSQTTLLGQGLLDAPAWHWPER